The following DNA comes from Oreochromis niloticus isolate F11D_XX linkage group LG23, O_niloticus_UMD_NMBU, whole genome shotgun sequence.
TCCCAGTGGTTAATTTCATCTCCAGCATCCACATCGGACTCCTGAGTGATCCAGATGCTGTGGGAGGGGCCCGGAGTCCGGAGAGGGAGGAGTTTATCACTCAGGTGGTGTCGCCTAAGAAAGGTAGATGGGTTTGTTGAAAAATTACAATAACATTGTAACGACAAGCAAAACATTGTGAAactataaaacagaaaaacaaatgattACAACTATCACcttaaattatatattttccttatttttacaACTACCTCAAATTATCAATATACTTCTACTGCCAGTAGGTGGTGGTAAAACGCCTAGAAGCTGTCTGCCAAACAcaattaaacaacaaaaagaagaagaagagtttgGAGGCTGCTGATGTATGGTGGGGCTGCTAAGTTATCTATCTGCAATGTGTATTAAAATCAGCCAAATGGTTCAAGCATATGATGAAAATAATAAACCTGTGCAGAGATTTTGTGGTTTCCTGTGTGGATTACCGCACCAACTCAGTCAAGAGCTAATCAATTGGATTGAATTAGCCAATCCTAAGCTTCAACTCATACACATTTGACCACGTAGAAGTCAACTAGACTAAGCTATTTATGACTCTATAAAAACCTGCAGTGCCTCTAATGGTCATAGAGGCTGCCTCACCTTGCAGGCCTGAGTCCATGATGCGGGCGCTTCATGCAGAGCCAGCGCGGCACCACAGACAGGAAGAGCCTCCGAACCCACCGGGGCATGGTGTGAGTCTCTGATGATCGGTGGTGCACATTCAAAACAAACACGGTGATGATGATTGAGAGCGTGACAAAGATCATAGTGAAGAGCAGGTACTCCCCAATCAGCGGGATGACTAGCGATGTGGATGGGATGATCTCGGTGATGAGCAGCAGGAAGACGGTGAGCGACAGCAGCACGGAGATGCACAGCGTGATCTTCTCGCCGCAGTCTGATGGCAGGTAGAAGACCAGGACGGTCAGGCAGGAGATGAGCAGGCAGGGGATGATGAGGTTGATGGTGTAGAACAACGGCAGGCGGCGGATCACGAAGTAGTAGGTGATGTCGGGGTAGATCTCGTGACAGCAGTCGTATTTCTTGGTGTTGTAGGTTCCTACAGCGTTGACGATTGCCCATTCTCCACTCTCCCAGTAGTCCTAGAAGTCAGACTCTTTTTAGCCACACTGACATCGTGCAGAGGGAGTTTAAAGTTAAAGCAGCAGGGGGAAAGCCTGTTACAGGAGAAAGCCAGGAAATAACAGAATAACAACAAGGAGGGGTTGGACTGAGAATCTGCACAGGACGCAAACAAAGCAGGGACTTGCTGGAGTGGAATGTGAAGAGTACCAACAACTAAAACTTCACCTGGCTTTACACACCTCCTCCTGCTGGTCATCCTTCCCCAGCATACAGTTCATCTCATGAACATTGTCCCCTTCCCTTGTCTTTGCACCTACAGCTTGCACCTCCATGTCCCTCTCAACTGAAAAAGTCAGGAAAGAGTTGTCTTGACTCTACTCTGGCAGAGCGGCTGGTCCTGATGGCATCGGCCCCAAAGTTGTGCTGCTCAGCTGTGTCTTATCCTCAACCTGAGTTTTAAACTGCAGAAGCTCCTGACTCTCTAAAGGACATTCTGTCTTGTCCCTGTCCACAAAAGTGTCTCACCCAACTACTTCCCACGACCACAGGCCAGCTGCTCTGACCTTACATGTCATGAAGACACTGGAGAGAATAATGCCCGACAACGATTATTGTTTATTgttctttcctcttttcttttgatAGTCATTTGTCTCCTGTGTGTTGCAGTTAGTTTTACTTCCCCTGTCTCATTCATGTTACCTGTTCCTCGTTTTCCCCAGCTGTGCCTCATGCCCCTAATTACCCCTTTGTGTATCTGTGAGTATAAATCGTGCTGTCCTTTGTCCTTTGTTACAGCGTAGTCTCCAAGTGTTGCAGGATAGAGAACTCAAATGCAGACATGTGGAGACAAATTGAAGAAACAAacttacttctgtgcttcaaaATCACACCATATTAACTCTTTCCCTATAAAGACAACATTTGATGACCTCCCCTGTAGCCTTAATGACACCTTTTAGCACCTCAGTATATCAGTTAAGATGTAGTTTGCAGACCATTATAAAAGTTTCCATGTTTTCAACCCaagctcagagaagagcttcaAGGGTTCCTCCTAGTAGGTGTCCAAGGGGTAAAGAGTTAAAGAAACCTCACGTTTTACAACTCAGAAATCTCCCCAGGATTTGcggtttttctttctcttacaAAACTATTCTGTGAATTTTTCCAGAACCTTTTGCTGCAGTGAAACATGACGCTGGGAAATACTTTGTTAATTAAAATATGAGCAGCCTGAGAGTTTGGCGGGCATTCttatgtaaaacaaaacacatgtgAAGAGCAGATAAGAGGAGGTAAAGAGGTGCAGCAGGTGTTAGGAAGGAAATCACAAGAGAGTATGAGGGAGGAATGCAGAGGGGGAGGGGAAGCAGAGCAACCTCCACCCACGTGTTCCCACCTTCAGGTCCACGGTGTTCTCAAATGGCTCCAGGTCGATCTTGGCGCGGTCGTACGTCCAGGATCCGAACTTCATCTTGCAGCTCTGCTGGTCAAAGGGGAAGAAAGTGACGTCGATGGAGCAGGAGGACTTGTAGATGGCGGGCGGTACCCAGCGGACACGACCGGTGTAAAACAGCTGTGCCTTGGTCATGTGGGTGACGGCGAACTCCCCATCAGCACTTTAacgagaaaagagaaagacagggGAAGGAAAAATGGGTAAAGAGGAGTGAAAACtgacaagaaagaaaagaaggacCTCACAGCGGAGTTGTTATTCGGGTAAAAAGTTTtaatttcattagtttttaacCTCAGAAGGTGAATCAATAAACCTGGAGCTATGCCCATTTACACGAGCTATGCTTAATAATTGATAGCTGAATGTAAACGACACTGATGCAAGCTCATTTTCACTGAAAGCGGAGAGAGTTTCATCTCCATCCAGACCAATTTTAATACTCCCCCGAGCCCCGAGGGCTGGAAACTCAACTAAAACTGTGTGATGCAACATCGTCGTGCATCCGCAACAGAATCAGGGTCATTTATTCAACAGCATAATTTGCATGCATCGCCAATTGATATGCAGGAAAATGCAGAAAATACCATCGAGTTGTTTGGCTCCATGTAAGTGACCTCAGCTCCTCTTTCGCTCTTCAATGAAGGAGGACCGTGTTATGGATCAAGCAGCTAATTGATCACTACAGATAATATCCAGGTCCACCTACAAAAAGTCGTCTCTGTTCAGGAACAGTATGTGTGTCCTTGAGCATCTGCTGTGAACATGACTCAATATTTTAAAtccaaataaaataatagtTAATAATCCTTATTTACCCCCAGATGTTTTTGCAGGGTTTATAGAGATCTTTATCTGGCTTCATTTGCTCTTTGGATAGGGGTCACATGACAGTGGTTGAAAACTCAAGAGTTGTAGCTGAATAGTCAAGTTTTTCAGGAAGGTTCAAACTTAGTGAAATGATCCTGAAATATCTGCATGGGAAGCATTGTAAGAACAGGTCGGGCTCTGTAAATACGAAGGACAAtgcttcagtgcttcctttattaTCTTTAGGAGAGGATAATCTGGAACACCTGTTATTAAAGGAGATAATACCATCCCACAAATCATAACGACGAAAACAAATAATCCACATGGCTGAGAAGTGGCACAGAGCATGTAAATgtccatttatttgttttaaaccTTCAGTCTGTTTCTTATGATGTTGGTGCATTGCACAGAGGGAATAcgtttttatatataaaaaatgtcCTAAATTAAGATTATGGGCTGTACTAAATTGATCAAAGTGAATTTAAGATTTACCCTAATTGTGTTTATTTGGCAGTTTCTATATTGCAGCCTGTCAGATTATCCAGAATTATTGGCCTGTGCAAAAATCTCTATATTTTGTATCTCAGGAGCTAGACTTTCTTGTCATGTTTAAAGAGGTGTTGAACAATATTTCTCCAAACTTTCTAAAGCTCCTCCTAAAAttgatgaaccagtgttgtgtctacacatataaaagacaacttagcaaagattttaaattgtatctttaggcactgtactagcagcctgtcacaaaaacacatcaattTATTTAGTTGACCCAAAAAATACAATTAGACAGACATATTTTCAGCAGATGAACactatctgaaagtcatgtccttaagaaacaggaaaaaaatccagcaaagacctgacacaggacctgagagatgcaccAGGGCCTTCAGCTGATGCATCTACTGTTCACTAAatcctcatcagaaatggtctcggTGGAAGTGTGGCTGTCAGAAGCCATTCTTAGTGAaggaaaacagggagaaaaggctgaggtatgaaAATTAAACAAGAGCTGTGGCAAACGGTCTGCTGGAGTGATGAATTTGAAATGTTTGGTTCTGCTTTGGTTCATCATCAGTATATACatacagaggaggtcaggagagaggtacaacaagAGGGGTCTACAGGCATCtctaaaacacggtggaggctctgtcatggtttcaggctgcatttcagccagtggtgttggggaccttgtcaaaatgaatgaattatgaaCTCAGAAAAGTACCTTCAGATTTTGATCTACCACATAGTAGTATCTGAAAAATGTTTAACTGataacatttttcctttttcagcatgacattgatcccaaacacactgccaatgcagtaaaatcatacctggatagaaaaacacacagtggagcactgtcagtcatggattggcctccccagagcccggacctcaacattattgaagcagtgtgggatcatgttgacagagaccagaacaaaaggcagaaacatccaaagaagagctttgaatgtccttcaagaaacctggagaactattcctgaagactacttaaagacatgacaagaaagctgTAACTATAATTATTTAGGCACTagaagcagaaatactatttgtTATTAGTACAAAATATTTTAGTATTTATGTGTTGCTCGGTACCCTGTTTTCCCAAtagaatataaagaaatgaggggaaaaaactgtatttggattttttttaggATCATAGGCTGTCTCTTGAAATGTTTATTCTGTTATCTGCTCATTGAGGTCAGAGGAATCTTTCAGGAACAGACATGCTGTCCTCCAGAGAACTTACCGGTCAGTAGAAGGTGGTTTTGCACTTGCAAACCTCTCATTTCAAACATAACTTGTGCCTAAGAAGGTTGGGCGTGCAGCGCAAGTTACCGTGGCGATGCAATCTGGTAAGATGTAAAGAGCACCACTGTAACGCTGAAAGCCCTGGGTTTAACCTGGGGTTACCTCGCTAAGCCCCCAAATCCTGCTTCACAGTACAGGCCTCCTGGGACAGACTGATGTCATTGCTTCTCTGCTACTCTCAATGAATTTTAAGATGAGTTTGAAAGGAtgaaggaggacgaggaggagggtGGACTCGTGAATCATGTGTGTGGTTTTTACTTGTTGTACAGCACAATGTCGGGCACCCAGATGAGTTCAGAAGGGACTCTGATGGACGTCACATTGTTGAAGTCGGAGGGACTCCACTGCAGCTTGTAATCCGTCCATTCCTTTCAatgaatacacattttttaagtcattttaggacacaaaacacatttaaattatatttaattaaCATTCAGACCCACTTTTTGGTTTCACCCACCTGTTTCAGCCACACATTGGTTGTCATCATCTGATTTTTCTCATCCTGTTTTTTGTAAATGAAGTGGACACAGCAAGTGAGCCATGCATTTAACGCATTAGTAGGTGCAACGGCGCAAAACAGAAAGGGGgaatattttttaaagctttgaagGTATGGTTAAATTTCCTACCACATCTATAAGCTGGGCGATGGACAGGCCAAACTTGACGATGACCACGTCTGTGACGTTCTTCGCCGGTCGAGTCCACTTGCTGTAGCCTCTAAACAAACTCCTGAAGAGCTCGTCCTCAGTGTGAACACGATCCCAGTCCTCAGAGAGCACTGACGGAGAGGCAGAGACAGATCAGCAACACTGTTGGGTTCAGACTATCATCCTGCAATAGTTTGAAAGTGCTTCCTTTGTCTGAGCCAGCTTATGTAATCAGTCGTTCATGTCATGAAACCTTAAATAGTTTTCATCCAGTTTGATGCATTTTGCAGGTCTCATTTTACCTTCTTGCAAATCTCTAAGGAAGCTCTCACTcactaaaacacatttatacaggCAAAagtcaatcacacacacacacagaggcctGTGCCAGAAAGTGGACTTTGAGTAACTTCAGAGGTGATCCTTGATGAAAATCAATGGTAGCATATGCTGCAGACATAACCTGGTCCGGAGTTTAGGTCTGTGAACACCCACACTTGCTTCAATAACTATTCCTGTCAATAAAGGACCAGTTAAAGATTTGGTGACGTATTTTCCTACTTTGAAGAACTTGGTGTCCTTCATGCTTTTTATCGAGAGAGTCTGATTTTCACTTTTCAAAATCTAAGACACATTTCTGGAAAGTTTCTGTCCTTTTTCTCAAAACTCTGAACCCAAAAGCTGGTTTTCAAACTAAATTCAGAACCTCTGATCTCACGATAACATATCAAAACAGGTTTTATGCTCAAGACCGTACAGTGTTGTCAGGTCAGGCGCAAGCAATTTATTAGAAACTCCAAAAAGTAAATGAACACAAAGCATTCAAGACTTTTCAACCATATGTGCAattctgcaaaaaaaattaagcaaagacaaaaaaaatgacGCCTCCCACCAGAATCCTTCATATTGTAGGTCTTTCACTTTGTCCCATTTCCTTCTTTCACATAAAAACatataataaattattattatctatgTAATGCAGATCTCATCATGATTATATGCATCATAATATTATTAAAGCGAGTGCAAGTAAACTTTATATTCTATGAGGAAAATGtgaacaaggtgctggaaacaacaacaacactcaggcaggctgtggtgtttaatgCATGCATAGTTGGTACTAAGGAGCCCAAATTGTGCAAAGAAAATTTCCCCCACACTATAACACCACCAGCAGCCGGAACTGCTCATACAAGGCACGATGGAGCCATCCTTTTACGTTGCGTATGTCTGATTCTGACCCTACAATCTGAgtaacatttttccaatcttctattgtccagtGTCAGGAAATCAATATCCTTAGTATCCTTATTTTcctattatattgttttatgtactttaataatgaaggcttgtagagcaaggccacctttgactcacaaataagtgctcagccagactgaaaaacaggaagttttagtgcacaggtATATTAATAGATAAGACCCAGAAAAGAGGGACTTTCCATATAAGCAATGTTCGAgcctgtgtgacgtgtaaagtaccaaaataacaccatataagacacagcttatgattctaatgttagagagctcttgcaactggcgtttgagctgtgcaggggtctctctcttctggaagatgattgaataaaaagaaatataaatgttttaacacactatgagtcggttttctctgttctgtcATGGGGAAAAAAGGATCGGGGTTCAATACCAGTTTTGGTGAGGCCATgagaactgtagcctcagtgtGGTGTGGTCTTTTGCTGCTTCGTGGTTTCATGTGTAGTTtgttcagagatggtcttctgcataccttggttacCAATGTTACAGCAGAAAAGAACACGTTTACAGCCTGCTAGAAATAATGGCTTTGACCTCTACCCTTCTATTTGCACACAGTGCTATCATCCTTTTTGCTCTTTGGAGAGCTGCATTTCTGCACTGCGCTGCAGTTTCTCTCTACATGaggcaaaataaatacacatacaGGACCATAAATCCCATGTAAGCTGTTTCAAGCACTACAGAGATCACAAGACTTCGGTTTGTTGTGGTCATGATCACCACAGACACGTCCTACTGACCAGAAAGCACCAAAAGCTCTTTATAGCTCTTATACTCTTTAAAGCTTGTCATTAACAGGAAATAGTTTCTTCACTGATCACTGTCTTGTTCACTGCACTTTTGCTGTGTAGAAACtgaaagaaacatttaaatatcTGCACTCTTCAGCACTTTCACTTCACGTTCCTCCTCTCTGAAGACCTTCCTCTTCCCCCATGGGTCATAGGTGTTCCTGATTTATCTCCTCACTTTTCTCCCCCTCCAGCCTTTTTAAAGGACCAGTCTGCATTTTCACTCATACTTCGCTTAAACCAAAGTCATTACAGTTGAGAGAGATGCTGTACCCAATCTCTGGAGGAAAAGCTATTACCTGAATTTTATTGTTCATAAAATTTCAAAGATTAGGATGTGATCTACTACACTTggatttaatttgattttacacACAAACCATTAGAGATAATTGAAGTTAGTGTAAAACACTGAGTGTGGTTTTCCAGCGTTCATAACTCATTGGCGGAGTCCTTTCACGCTTGaaataaaactctttaattcTCGGTGTTTGACCTTTCTGTATCAGATGTGATTTCTCTTGCAGGATAAATGAACACTGATGGTAACTATCTTGCTTTTCTGTTCAGCTCGCATCAAGAAAGCACTCCCTCCCTCACTCTCTGTCTCAGCTTTGAACTCTGGCGAGCCATCTGGCATCGCCAGCGAGCAATTTAGGATTAGCCAGAGCAAGAAACGGCGAGCCAACAGCACAAACTGTGCAAATGTGATGCCAGTTTTTCTGATTACATTGGCTATTTATAACTGGCAAAATGATGTCTCAGGTAAGGCTGTGCCAGTGGAGGACAAACAGTTATGTTGTTGGATTCCGCAGCAGTTTGTGTCCCTGGATTTAGCATAAAGACCCCGGCTGCTGTGTCTCATTTAGGACATGATTCAGGTTTAAGCTAATTTGTGTGGAGAATTATCAGTGAGCTTCAGTTTTTCTGAAGGATGAGTTGATCCTTTTTTGCCTGAATACTTAAGATTATGTTAAGTCTATAATCCgttactttttcacaccaaaTGCACTaattaaaatgcaccttttAAACGTGTCGCTGGGTGTGCAGCTTTGTAAACAAGCGTGCTTCACTTTACGGTTGGATCATTAGAATCACTACAAGTCCTCGATGGTTTTTACTCACAGGtcttataataaaaaataacaaccaGAAGAGTACACAGAGGTAACTTTCAGTTAGGATAGCCATCTGCAGTGCTGAGAAAAAGTATTTGCTCAATTCCTGATTTCTTTAGTTGTTgatatttgtcacactttcacatttcagatcaaacaaattcatcaagtctcatCTCACATTTACCCAAatacatcttgatgatccccaagacaTTTGGGGAAAATGTTATCTCgcagaaaaaagcagaaaacatctgGCCTTGGAGAAGGAAATTCCAGAAGCCTTACCCGACCCTGTTGTGAAAAATTACTTGACTTTGATATTCAGGACGTCCTCCGTGTGTTTTGAGAAGAAGGTCCTTACCCGTTTTTTTGACATTCAGCTTTTAAGAAAATATACGGTTTTATTTAAGCTAtataattttaagttttatttattaaagcttCTGAAACTGTACACTGAGTGATCGTGCTGTTTGAGTCTTATGTACTGGAACAAAAATAGAAGGATAGGCTTAAAGTTCATATTTATTTCACAAATAAAAATGGACCACATTCATTtcaataaaaattaaacaatttAATAAAACTGAATCACAGAATAAAGTTGTGTCAAGGACTTAAGGAAACACAAAGACTTCCAAtgctattttaaaaaatcctccTAAGAGTGCAAACGTTGAAGGATTCCTCCACAGACCAAATCCTGCTTCACGTTGCAGGCCTCTGACTAAATGCCAAATCCAAATCCCATTTTTGCAAAGTGTTAACATGACAGTAACAGCAACCAGCTTAGAAGAAATGTTGAACTTTTCCTTTAACAtctataattttgttttttctgtctcaaTGACAGATATTGCTGGTTCTGCAGACATTTTTGGCACCATGTTGGTCTGCTCTACTTTCTGATGACAACCTGTGGCCAAACAATCAGAGGAAAAAGGGAAAACAGAGAAGCTAACTAACTTTGGTGAAGCGTACCCCAAAAAGATGATGGTGACATGAGTAGGCTGTGGCCAAGAAGCGGACAAAGGTGATGAAATGGAAGCCATATTGGCAGAAAACGGTCCCATGAGGTTTAAGTTTTTGGCAGCTAAAGCAGAAACAATAAAGTTGATAAGGAACTTGGATGGGCGAACTAAATCCTGTCAACTCCGAGTATATCCAGCCTCAGGTGCAGCAGGTGGGGAGGACACAAAAAGGAACTCCGCGTTTGGTAAGGTCTGACTATTTAAGTTAGTTTCTAAAAAACCTGAGTTTTCCTCATGTCTGGGTTACTAAAGCCAGTTTTCTTGAATAGGGGCCTGCTCTTTATGGATGTCACAGGCTAAGCCGAAGATGTTGTGATTACTCAGGACACTGAAGTAGCTCTGCAGACATTTTTGGCAGACATTTTTGGTGGACCTATCAGAAGGCTCACAATCgatctttctttttgttcttttttctttatttttgagaAACTACTCCAGTTCGAATCTAGTAGGGATATCTAATATCCCGGTCTCCATGTGGCTGGGATATTACAGAAAACTTTGTCACAAATGTCAAACACTGAGATTTGTTTAAAGAGtgaaaacccatctaaaaacaGATTggttgaaaattaaaaaatagaaTTTGATCACCACCATTTCTTAACAAAAGCTGACAATCAACatgcatatttaaaataaaactcttTTCAACCAAATTTATACTATTCAGCAGTCAAACATCTAGAAAGATATTAGACCTTTAATCAGCAGGCAAATCACTCAGTGGTTTAACATGAATCGGAAATCATTGAGATGAGTTTGAATTAAAGTCTATTAAAAGCCTGGAAAGACAGGTTTTCAGATTTTAACCAAATGTAGGCACTAATTTGAGGATCACAAGTGATCACTACCAAAACCATGAGAGAAATACAAAATGAATACTTCCCATTTCTATTTCAAGgacaaacattttatataatCTTTGCATGATTTCTTAAAATTCTGCATCTAAAAGGTCTAAAAAGAAATCTTAAAGTTCTTAAAGTTTTAGAAAGTACTATCTGcatatacaatacaatacagctgtatttgtatagcacatttctGAGACTGCCAGTGCTTCAGGTATCCTCAACATTTCTTCTTCCTGTGACATATGACTTGTATCATTTTCACACTCAGTGACTCCTTATGCCCAGCCCATGGGGGCAGTGTCACTACCACAAAGCAGGGGTTTTACCTGTCCTAATTTACTAAGAGTAAAAAGCCAACATTTCGAGCCTGTTTTATTAACTGGGGACTTATTTACTTGAGTATCGTAGGCAGTTTTGTCCATCAAATGGTCCAAAATAAAAGGTAAATGCGTAGTTTTGTGTCAACTAAGGTTTCTCAGAATCATTGCCTTTGCTGTGGGTGATCAATGGTCATTCAACTGCATGAAGTTTAACAGAGCCACATGATCGCCTCACTGTAAGGGGTCTAGGGTTCAGGTTAATTTGTCTCCCATGCCTCAGCTTCTGCCACTTTAGCAGGaacttctctttctctctcaccccCTTCCCTTCTATTCTCTCCATGCTTCATTTCAGGTGCGCCAGCTCGCCCACCCCTGCTGCAGCTTATATGCTGTTCTCAGCTCCACCCCAGCACCAGATAAACAGCTTTGTCTATTTTCTCCTACTCACCTAAACTCTTCCGATTAGCCCTGACTCCTGACTCCTAACGCTCTGTCACACTAATTTCCCACTGTTCTACCACATCAGTTTCTGAAACTAGGGTGTAATTTTAAGCACCTAAAAAGACTTACAGGAACAGAAGAAGGGGGGTTAACAACTCTTAACCTTTCACAGGAGAGTACAAATAATGCCTTATTACCACTTTTGCAACAGGGGAAACATTCGTCCATCCCTCTTGAAATACCCTGAAAGCAGTCATTAATTCCAGATAGTTTGTGCATATATGCATgttagtttttggtttttcacttttaaaaacccCAGCTGATACCTTTTGAGAGAAATTGGTATGAAAATAGTCACAAATGTccaaaatgtgttcagaattttgAGTGCTCACAAATGCCTGCTCCGctccacacacaaaaacagatcACTGAACactgttttacacatttttgcATTAAAACCTGGATAATTagaagtgtttttaaagtgaCAGCATCACAGATCTGATCGTTTTTTGCCTCAAAAAGCTTCCTGTGCTGTGCCAGCGtcaaaaaaacacataattttcaCTTCACCTGTTCATCACATAATACACATCTAAATGAGTGGAGACTAACTGAACTTTTGCAGTGCTGTTTGGGTCTGCTGTGTACTAAATCTGGATTTAAGCTCAGTCCTGACTCTGCAGGATGttaatttttaaatgaagtCATTATGAATATACactcaaaaaaagagaaatatatatatatttttaaaacagtACCAAT
Coding sequences within:
- the LOC100690921 gene encoding neuronal acetylcholine receptor subunit alpha-2; amino-acid sequence: MGRKRDLTPLCCCCWILINSVLSEDWDRVHTEDELFRSLFRGYSKWTRPAKNVTDVVIVKFGLSIAQLIDVDEKNQMMTTNVWLKQEWTDYKLQWSPSDFNNVTSIRVPSELIWVPDIVLYNNADGEFAVTHMTKAQLFYTGRVRWVPPAIYKSSCSIDVTFFPFDQQSCKMKFGSWTYDRAKIDLEPFENTVDLKDYWESGEWAIVNAVGTYNTKKYDCCHEIYPDITYYFVIRRLPLFYTINLIIPCLLISCLTVLVFYLPSDCGEKITLCISVLLSLTVFLLLITEIIPSTSLVIPLIGEYLLFTMIFVTLSIIITVFVLNVHHRSSETHTMPRWVRRLFLSVVPRWLCMKRPHHGLRPARRHHLSDKLLPLRTPGPSHSIWITQESDVDAGDEINHWDFHGYSNMEHLERFGSPSCLSARSLGYTLLPQTRSTVRLEWDTPPVECGSTQNQWDSSLSPAVISALEGVTYIAEHLRAEDADFSVKEDWKYVAMVVDRIFLWMFIIVCLLGTVGLFLPPWLSGMI